The sequence GGAGTCCTTGGCGCGCGCGAGGTCGGCGGCCGCGGCCACCGCGTCGGCCACGGCGATTGCGGTGGCGCGCAGCTCGCGGCCCTCGCGGTCGCGGCGGCCGCGCCAGTCGTCGAGCACGGCCAGCCCCGCGGCGCCGATCGCCACGTCCACCTGGCCCAGCCGCCAGGCCCGGCCGAAGCTGTCGGCGATCACGACGGCCGGCAGCACACCCCGCGCCGCGCCCACCGCCGCGCGCACCCGCCGCGCCGAGGCATCGGGGTCCTCGGGCAGCAGCACCGCGAGGCCGTCGGCCACGTTGGACTGGTCCACGCCGGCGTTCGCGCACACAAGTCCGGTGTGCGTCTCGCAGATCAGCACGCCGCGCTCGGCGCGCAGCAGCTCCCGCGTCTCGTCGAGCAC comes from Thermoleophilaceae bacterium and encodes:
- the cofE gene encoding coenzyme F420-0:L-glutamate ligase; this translates as MISLLPLPGLPELRPGDDLGAELAGAAPPDMASDDVLVVSHKVVSKMEGRVRALADVEPGERAHALAAEHGKDARLLQVVLDETRELLRAERGVLICETHTGLVCANAGVDQSNVADGLAVLLPEDPDASARRVRAAVGAARGVLPAVVIADSFGRAWRLGQVDVAIGAAGLAVLDDWRGRRDREGRELRATAIAVADAVAAAADLARAKDSGEPAVLVRGLERYVDHEDGPGASALRRAREEDLFR